Below is a genomic region from Dictyoglomus sp..
TGCATCAGGAGTAGGAGTATTAATGGAAATTATTAGAATTATAAAAGAAAGAAATATATTACCAAAATACAATTTAATATTTTCTTTTTTTAATGGAGAAGAATATGGTTTAAAAGGTTCAAATCATTATGTTAAAAACCCTATATTCCCTTTGAATAAAACTCTATTGAATATAAACCTTGATTGTGTAGGAAGAGGAAAATATATTTACTTAGCTTACAACCACACTGCTGAAGAGTATGTAGATAGATTAAGAGAATTTAATAAAAAAATAATACCCATAGGAGAACATCATCTATTAACTCAATCAGATCAATTTAGTTTTGTAAATTTAGGAATACCTGCAATATTTATATCAAGAGCAAACGAGGATTTAAATATTCCTGATCTTCATCAAAGTACAGATACCTATGAAAAGATATCTTATCAAAATTTAGCAGAGGTGATAGACTTAATAATAAAATTTATATGTTAAAAAGAAAGGAGAATGGACCATGTTTAAGAAGATTAATATCTTTGATCTATTTGTAGTAACAGTGATAATTTTAGCAATATTAGGAATTATCTTAGTAAGGACTGGAAAGAGTCCTATTACGAAAGTTAGAGGAGAAGAAAAAGAGATTGAAGTAGACTTTATAGTGAGAAATCTACCCTTAGTGGATCAAAACTTTATTATCCCAGGAGAAAAAGCATTTATCAGGATTAAAAATCAGCCCTTTGCGTGGGTAACAGTGAAAGATATAAAAATATACCAAAAAAAACAAATACTTCCCGACTTCAAAGGAGGATATAAAACCATTGATGATATAAACAATCCCTTTAATGTGGATTGTCTTATTACCTTTACTGCAAAAGGATATGTAACCTCAGATTCTATAGTTTTGGGGACAAAGGTAAAAGTTGGTATGTCTATTACTATTGAGAGTTATAAAGCGGATGTTACAGGAGTCATATCTGCAATAAGGGTGAAATGAAATGAAAAACATTGAATCTCTTTGGCAAGAAAGTCTAATATTCAAAATCTTAGATAATATTGAAACTAAAATAAAAAGATTTTTTGAACCCATTATATCTTCGTCCTTTATATTTCCTTGGCTAGATTTTGTTTTGGAACATTTTTTATATATTTTTCTGTTTTTGCTTCCCTTTTTATCAACCGAGAAAATTGCTCTTTTGAGTTTTATTGCCTTTATCTTATGGTTTATAATTACTTTTTTATCTCCTGAAAAAAGATTTTTTAAAAATTTAGATAGATTTTCCCTTTTATTTTTTATCTTTTTAGGAATAAATATTTATGCAACTGCTTTTTCTCCATATCTTTACTCTGCTATAAAGGGATTAACAAAATTATTAGTTTATTTTGCAATCTTCTTTATATTTAAAGATGTCTTTGATGTTTCAAGACAAAAAAAAGCAATTATCTTTTTACTTTTATCTACCTTTATACTTTCCATATATTGCTTATATCAATGGATTATTAAAGTTCCCCAGTTAGCAGGATGGGAAGATCCAGAGTTAATAGCAGAAGGAGTAACAAGAGTATATGGAACTCTCCAAAATCCGAATCTTTTAGGTGGATATTTAATTTCAGTTTTTCCCTTCCTTTTTTCTGCGTTAATATTTTATAACTTTAAATCCTTTATATCCTTAACAATAATTATTTCTGCTCTTTCAATAATATGGACATATTCTCGTGGTGCATATTTGGGATTTTTAGGATCTCTTGGAATTCTATTTAGTGGAATCTTCTTATACTTCTGGCAAAAAAACAAAAATATAAGAAAAAAGCTTGTCTTTATATATTTAATCATTATTTCTATGGCAATCGGACTATTCTTTTCATCGGATTATTTTAGAGCAAGAGTTTTTTCAATGTTCACCCTTTGGGGACATACCTCTAATGCCACAAGAGTTATGATTTGGAAGAGTTCTTTTAAAATATTTAAAGACTTTTTCTTAACAGGAATTGGCTTAGGAAACGATGTTTTTCGTCAAGTTTATGCCTTCTATATGGAGCCAAAATATACAGCCTTAGCTTCTTATAACTTATTTTTAGAATTAGCTATAGAAGGAAGCATTTTTTCTTTGATAGTATTTTTAATAATGATATACACTTTAATTAGAATCTTTATTACTTCTTTTTCCAATTGGGATTTTACAAGAAAGATAATAGGAATTTCTTCTTTATCCTCTATAATTGCACCTTTATTTCATGGGCTTGTAGATACTATATGGTATAGACCTTACCCCCAAATAATTTTTTGGCTTGCTTGTGCTTTTCTTCTAAATTTAAACAATCCAGACAAGGATAAAAAGGTTCTTGCTTTTAATTTAGGAGGATTAGGAGATCAAGTATTGTTTTTACCTGTTCTCAAAAGATTAAAGGAGAAGTTTAAAAGAGTAAAAATCATAACTGAATCAAGGGGTAAAGATATTTTAGAAATAGCAGGATACGAAGTTGAAGAATTTAATCCTAAAAATAAGTTAAACCTTTGGGAAACTTTTAAGCTTTTGACTAAATTAAGAAAAGAAAAATATAGTATTACTGTTTCTTCAGGAAAATCCCCTTTTATACCGATATTTATGTATCTGACGGGCGCAGAAGAAAGAGTAGGATATAAAGAAAATCCTTTAAGTTTTTTATATACCCACAAGGCATCTTCAAAAAGAAATGAATATATGGGAAAGGTTCATTATAGACTAATAAAAGCTCTGGGTATAGACGAAGATTTTTCTCTTCCCAAGATCTCTCCAACTGAGGAAAATAAAAAGCTTGTAGAAAAAAAACTAAATAAATTGGGATTAAGTCCCTTTAATTATGTTCTAATACATCCGGGAATCAGTGAAATGAGCATAAAGAGAGGAATTGATAGAAGGTGGGAAAATAAAAAATGGAAGGAACTTTGTGAAAGGCTTAAAGAAGAGAATATTCCCTTTATAATAACTATTGGGCCCGATGAGAAAGAGATAGAAAATTCTTTAAAGAATTTAATTTTTGATGGAATATTTATAACTCCAAAATCTCTTCAAGAATTTCTTTCTTTAATATACTTTTGTAAAATTATGATTTGCCTAGATTCTGCACCATTACATTTAGGAGTTATCTTGAATAAACCCTTAATTGCCCTCTTTGGTCCTACAAATCCTAAAGAAATAGTTCCTGAAAATGATCTTTTTCAAGTAGTAAAGACAAATCTTTCTTGTCAACCTTGCCTTTGGGAAAAAAGAAAAAAAGTTTGTGATACTTTGGACTGTATGAAACATCTTACAGTAGATGATGTATGGAAAAAAGTTAAATTACTTATATAATTTTAATATTTTTTCAATAATTTTTGTTGTTGAAAATCCTTCGAGAAGAGGAAAAATAAAAACTTTCCCTCCATAATCTTCAACAATTTTTGCTTCAGGAAGATCCTCTATTTTGTAATCTCCGCCTTTTACATGGATATCTGGCTTTAGTTCAGAAATTAAATTTTCTGGAGTCTTCTCATCAAAGAGAACTACATAGTCTACAACTTCTAAAGAAGAAATTATTCTTAAACGAGATTTCTCGTCAAGAATTAACTTCTTTTCTCCCTTAATTTCTTTTACTGAATTATCACTATTTATTCCTACAATAAGAATGTCACCTAAGCTCTTTGCTTTTTCCAAAATCTCAATATGACCAGGATGGAGAAGTTCAAAGCATCCATTAGTAAAAACTATTATTTTCCCCTGCTTTTTTAAGTTTTCTATTATTTTCTTAAGCTCTATTTTATTCTTTATCTTTCTTAAAGAATATCCATCCATCTCTAAGTTCTATACTTTCAGGAATTATAGAAATAAGTTCCTTAGGGGTTACAGTAGCAGTCCCTAACTTTCTAACTGTTATACTAGCAGAAAAGTTGGATAAAAGCGCAGACTCTAATAAACTTCCTCCTCCTGCTAGAGCCAAGGAAAGAGTTGCCACAACAGTGTCTCCTGCACCAGTAACATCTCTCACCTGAGAAGAGAGAGCAGGTATAAATATTTGAGATTTAGGTTCGAAAAGAAACATTCCTTTCTCTCCTCGGGTAATTAAAATCCCTTCCCCCTCAGTAATATCCCATAATTTCTTGGCACAAGAAAATATGTCAAAACTATCTTCCATATTAACCGCAATCTGGGCCTCTTTTTCATTAGGTGTAATAAGATTTGCTCCTTTATATTTTTTATAATCCCTTCCTTTAGGATCTATTATTACTTTTTTTCCTTTACTTTTTATTAAAGTTATAACTTCAGAGGTTAATTTGGGAGTTAAAACACCCTTAGCGTAATCTGAAAGCACAAATATATCTATCTCGTTAATACAATCTTCTATATTTTGAAAAATAATCTCTTCTATCTCTTCAGATATAAAATCCTTTACCTCTCTATCCACTCTTACCACTTGTTGATTTAAGGCTATAATCCTTGTTTTTTGAGTTGTAGGTCTATTTCTATCTAAATAAAGTTTGCTAAAAATTCCCTTTTCTCTAAGAAGGCTTATTATCTTTTCCCCTCCACTGTCTTTTCCAATTACTCCGAAAAGAATTGGTTCCCCTAAAAGACTTTTTATATTATTTGCTACATTACTTGCTCCCCCTAAAAGAGAATATTCTTCTTCCACTTCCACAATAGGAACAGGAGCTTCAGGAGATATTCTTGATACTCTTCCTATAATATACTCATCTAACATTATATCTCCTAAAATTCCTACCCTTTTTCCTTTCCAATTGTCAATAATTTTTAAAAGATATTCTCTATTCATTCTCTTTCTCCTTTGAAAGAATCCATTCCGCACTTTCTAAGAGATCTTTAGCATAAAAATCAGGAATAACATTAGAAAAGGTTTTTCCAATTAAAATAGTTTTGCATCCTACCCTTTTACCTGCTAAAACGTCTGATTCTTTATCACCTATGATATAAGATTTACTTAAATCAATGTTCCAGTCTTTTTGAGCTTGTAAAAGCATGCCAGTGTTAGGTTTTCTGCAATCTCCTTCGATATAAGGACAATAATAGAAATCATCAATGTATATTCCTTCCCTTGCTAAAGCTAAATAAAGATAATTATTAAATTTTTCTACATCTTTTTCTGTATAATATCCCCTTTCTACTCCGGACTGATTTGTTACTACAATAAGTAAAAATTTACCTTGTAAAAGTTTTAAACCATCTACAACTTTTGGTAATATAACCAGATCTTCTATTTTATACGTATATCCTTTATCTTCATTTAAAGTTCCATCTCTATCTAAAAAAACTGCTTTCTTTTTAGAACTAAATAAATATTCCTCAACTAAATCACATAGTATATGACCGATAGTAATATGAGCTTCTTGAATATGAGGTGTCATATGAAAGGGAACCGTTATATTTATATCAGAAATTCTCGCCATCTCCCCTCCATCTCTTCCTGAAAGAGAAATTACTATGGCACCTAATTCCTTTGCTTTTTTCAGAGCTCTAACTACACTTGGAGAACTTCCAGAAGTGCTTATTCCTATAACCACATCTTTTTCCTGAACCATTGATTCCACTTGTCTTTCAAAGACCATATCATAGCCATAATCATTGGATATTGCGGTAATGATTGATGAATTAGTGGTTAAAGAGATAGCAGGAAGAGATTTTCTTTCTTTTAAAAATCTACCCACTAATTCTCCTGCAATATGCTGTGCATCTCCAGCACTTCCTCCATTTCCAAAGAGAATAACCTTTCTTTTATTCTCATAAGCGGAAACTATAGTTTTTGCAGATTTTTCGATTTCTTCTATAAGGGTTTCTTCTACAAGCTCTATGACCCTTTTATGTTCTCTCAATCTTGCTTTTATTCTATCCTCCATTATTTATCTCGCTCCTCCTTATAAATTCTCAATAAAGATTATATCAAAGGATGAATTTTAAAAAAATTTAATCTTTTTTTAATTGTTATTTAACATTTAAATTCTAAAATATAAAATGAAAAATAAGGAAAGGAGGTGACAAAAGAAAAAATTTTACAATCTTCATAATAAAAATATTTCTTCAGGGAGGGTATAAAATGCTTAAGAAAATATTTTTAATTCTAAGTTTGATTTTGATTCCAGTTTTTGCTCAGGTTACTCTTACAGGTGCAGGTGCCACCTTTCCATATCCTCTATATTCCCGTTGGTTTTATGATTTTGAAAAAGAAACAGGAATAAAAATAAACTATCAAGCGGTAGGAAGTGGTGCAGGAATTCAACAAATAAAAGCAGGCACTGTAGACTTTGGAGCAACCGATGCTCTTCTTACTGGAAAGGAACAGGAAGAGTCAGGACTAATTATGATACCAACTGTAGCAGGAGCAGTAGCAATAATTTATAATCTTCCAGGAATAGGAAAGGGATTAAAATTAACAAGAGAATTAATAGCGGATATCTATCTAGGAAAGGTAAAAAAATGGAGTGATCCTAAAATTACAGTGATAAATAAAGATTTAAAAATTCCTGATCTTCCTATAGTAGTTGTAAGAAGAGCGGATGCCAGTGGAACCACTGCAATATTTACAGAATTTCTATCTAAAGTAAGTCAAGAATGGAAAGAAAAAGTTGGTTCAGGAACCTCTGTTAATTGGCCTGTGGGAATAGGAGGAAGAGGAAACGCAGGAGTTGCAGGATATGTTCAAAATACGGTAGGAGCTATAGGATACGTGGAATTAGCTTATGCAGAGCAAAATAATATACCTTATGCTCAGATTAGAAATAAACTAAATAATTATGTTTATCCTACAATAGAAACTGTAAAATCTGCTGCAAGTTTTTACAAAATTCCAGAGGATTTTTATGTTTACATAGTTGACGCACCAGGAAGAAATAGTTATCCTATAGCAGGATATACTTTCTTACTTATAAGAAAGGAGCAAAAGGATCTAGAAAAAGCAAAAGCTTTAATAAAGTTTATTAAATGGGCCTATGAAAAAGGAGATAAATCTGCAGAAGAATTATTATATGTACCATTACCAGAAAGAGTTAAAAAAGAAGCCTTAAAGAGACTTAAATATTTAACATATATGGGGAAACCTATTGAATGAGGAGAAAAAATATAGGAGAAATTATATTTAAAAATTTAAGTCTTATTTGCAGTTTACTGATAATTATAACAGTAGGAGCAATATTCTATGAACTAATAATAGCAAGTATTCCCAGCATTAATAAGTTTGGATGGAAATTTTTGATAGAGACCATATGGGATCCTGTGGCAGAGCACTTTGGTGCTCTGCCATCCATTTATGGAACTTTAATTACATCTCTCATCGCTCTTATTTTAGGTTTTCCCATAAGCGTAGGAATTGCAATATTTCTTGCGGAAATTTGTCCCTATTATTTAAAACGACCTTTATCCTTTATAATTGAACTTTTAGGAGCAATACCGAGTATTATATATGGCATGTGGGGACTATTTACTCTCGCTCCTATATTACAATTAAAAGTAGGTCCCTTTTTAAATAAGTATTTAGGCTTTACTCCTCTCTTTCAAGGCTATCCTATGGGAGTAGGCTTTTTAACAGCTGGAATAGTTCTTGCTATTATGATTATTCCTACTATATCTTCTATATCAAGAGAAATTCTCCTTGCAGTCCCAAGAGAACAAAGAGAAGGAGCTTTAGCTCTTGGAATGACTCAATGGGAAATGATATGGAAAATAGTATTAGGAAATGCAAAATCAGGAATTTTAGCTGCAGGAATCTTAGGATTAGGAAGGGCCTTAGGAGAAACCATGGCGGTAACAATGGTTATTGGAAATTCTCCTCAAATTTCTTTATCTCTTTTTAGCCCTGGATATACTATCTCAAGCACCATTGCCAATGAATTTACAGAAGCGGTGGGAAAACTTCATTTGTCTACTTTAATAGAATTAGCATTAATACTTTTCTTTATAACTTTCTTTACCATTGCCTTTACTCGATATTTTATAATTAAAAGGATAGAGAGAAGATGAATTATAAGATAAGAAAGCTTATAAATAAAATAATGATTAGTATATGTTTTTTTTCCTTTCTCGTAGGAGCTTTCTTTCTTTTTTGGATTTTAGGAGATTTATTTATTAAAGGACTTTCCTCTATAAATTTAAGTTTATTTATCGAATTACCAAAACCTCCTGGTGTTCCTGGAGGTGGAGTTGCCAATGCAATTGTTGGATCTTTAATTTTAGCAATAATAGCAGGAATAATTGGAATTCCCATTGGAGTTTTGGCAGGAGTATATATAGTGGAATATGGAAATAATAAGTTAGCATGGTGGACAAGATTTATATCCGAAGTATTGAGTGGAATTCCTACTATAATTATTGGTGTTTTTATATACATATTAATAGTAGTTCCCATGAAAAGATTCTCTGCATTAGCAGGAGGAGTAGCTTTAA
It encodes:
- a CDS encoding HAD-IIIA family hydrolase, with product MEDRIKARLREHKRVIELVEETLIEEIEKSAKTIVSAYENKRKVILFGNGGSAGDAQHIAGELVGRFLKERKSLPAISLTTNSSIITAISNDYGYDMVFERQVESMVQEKDVVIGISTSGSSPSVVRALKKAKELGAIVISLSGRDGGEMARISDINITVPFHMTPHIQEAHITIGHILCDLVEEYLFSSKKKAVFLDRDGTLNEDKGYTYKIEDLVILPKVVDGLKLLQGKFLLIVVTNQSGVERGYYTEKDVEKFNNYLYLALAREGIYIDDFYYCPYIEGDCRKPNTGMLLQAQKDWNIDLSKSYIIGDKESDVLAGKRVGCKTILIGKTFSNVIPDFYAKDLLESAEWILSKEKENE
- the pstA gene encoding phosphate ABC transporter permease PstA, producing MNYKIRKLINKIMISICFFSFLVGAFFLFWILGDLFIKGLSSINLSLFIELPKPPGVPGGGVANAIVGSLILAIIAGIIGIPIGVLAGVYIVEYGNNKLAWWTRFISEVLSGIPTIIIGVFIYILIVVPMKRFSALAGGVALSIIMIPIITKATEESLKMVPNSVREAAYALGAPKWRTIIKVVIPSGSSGIITGIMAALARAMGETAPLLFTSLNNSFWSLRLDQPIASLTVTIYNYATSPYKEWKSIAWASSFVLAMIVLILNIFAKYYARRKTYS
- the pstC gene encoding phosphate ABC transporter permease subunit PstC, producing MRRKNIGEIIFKNLSLICSLLIIITVGAIFYELIIASIPSINKFGWKFLIETIWDPVAEHFGALPSIYGTLITSLIALILGFPISVGIAIFLAEICPYYLKRPLSFIIELLGAIPSIIYGMWGLFTLAPILQLKVGPFLNKYLGFTPLFQGYPMGVGFLTAGIVLAIMIIPTISSISREILLAVPREQREGALALGMTQWEMIWKIVLGNAKSGILAAGILGLGRALGETMAVTMVIGNSPQISLSLFSPGYTISSTIANEFTEAVGKLHLSTLIELALILFFITFFTIAFTRYFIIKRIERR
- the rfaE1 gene encoding D-glycero-beta-D-manno-heptose-7-phosphate kinase gives rise to the protein MNREYLLKIIDNWKGKRVGILGDIMLDEYIIGRVSRISPEAPVPIVEVEEEYSLLGGASNVANNIKSLLGEPILFGVIGKDSGGEKIISLLREKGIFSKLYLDRNRPTTQKTRIIALNQQVVRVDREVKDFISEEIEEIIFQNIEDCINEIDIFVLSDYAKGVLTPKLTSEVITLIKSKGKKVIIDPKGRDYKKYKGANLITPNEKEAQIAVNMEDSFDIFSCAKKLWDITEGEGILITRGEKGMFLFEPKSQIFIPALSSQVRDVTGAGDTVVATLSLALAGGGSLLESALLSNFSASITVRKLGTATVTPKELISIIPESIELRDGWIFFKKDKE
- a CDS encoding DUF4330 domain-containing protein is translated as MFKKINIFDLFVVTVIILAILGIILVRTGKSPITKVRGEEKEIEVDFIVRNLPLVDQNFIIPGEKAFIRIKNQPFAWVTVKDIKIYQKKQILPDFKGGYKTIDDINNPFNVDCLITFTAKGYVTSDSIVLGTKVKVGMSITIESYKADVTGVISAIRVK
- the pstS gene encoding phosphate ABC transporter substrate-binding protein PstS, with product MLKKIFLILSLILIPVFAQVTLTGAGATFPYPLYSRWFYDFEKETGIKINYQAVGSGAGIQQIKAGTVDFGATDALLTGKEQEESGLIMIPTVAGAVAIIYNLPGIGKGLKLTRELIADIYLGKVKKWSDPKITVINKDLKIPDLPIVVVRRADASGTTAIFTEFLSKVSQEWKEKVGSGTSVNWPVGIGGRGNAGVAGYVQNTVGAIGYVELAYAEQNNIPYAQIRNKLNNYVYPTIETVKSAASFYKIPEDFYVYIVDAPGRNSYPIAGYTFLLIRKEQKDLEKAKALIKFIKWAYEKGDKSAEELLYVPLPERVKKEALKRLKYLTYMGKPIE
- a CDS encoding O-antigen ligase family protein; its protein translation is MKNIESLWQESLIFKILDNIETKIKRFFEPIISSSFIFPWLDFVLEHFLYIFLFLLPFLSTEKIALLSFIAFILWFIITFLSPEKRFFKNLDRFSLLFFIFLGINIYATAFSPYLYSAIKGLTKLLVYFAIFFIFKDVFDVSRQKKAIIFLLLSTFILSIYCLYQWIIKVPQLAGWEDPELIAEGVTRVYGTLQNPNLLGGYLISVFPFLFSALIFYNFKSFISLTIIISALSIIWTYSRGAYLGFLGSLGILFSGIFLYFWQKNKNIRKKLVFIYLIIISMAIGLFFSSDYFRARVFSMFTLWGHTSNATRVMIWKSSFKIFKDFFLTGIGLGNDVFRQVYAFYMEPKYTALASYNLFLELAIEGSIFSLIVFLIMIYTLIRIFITSFSNWDFTRKIIGISSLSSIIAPLFHGLVDTIWYRPYPQIIFWLACAFLLNLNNPDKDKKVLAFNLGGLGDQVLFLPVLKRLKEKFKRVKIITESRGKDILEIAGYEVEEFNPKNKLNLWETFKLLTKLRKEKYSITVSSGKSPFIPIFMYLTGAEERVGYKENPLSFLYTHKASSKRNEYMGKVHYRLIKALGIDEDFSLPKISPTEENKKLVEKKLNKLGLSPFNYVLIHPGISEMSIKRGIDRRWENKKWKELCERLKEENIPFIITIGPDEKEIENSLKNLIFDGIFITPKSLQEFLSLIYFCKIMICLDSAPLHLGVILNKPLIALFGPTNPKEIVPENDLFQVVKTNLSCQPCLWEKRKKVCDTLDCMKHLTVDDVWKKVKLLI
- the rfaE2 gene encoding D-glycero-beta-D-manno-heptose 1-phosphate adenylyltransferase, which codes for MDGYSLRKIKNKIELKKIIENLKKQGKIIVFTNGCFELLHPGHIEILEKAKSLGDILIVGINSDNSVKEIKGEKKLILDEKSRLRIISSLEVVDYVVLFDEKTPENLISELKPDIHVKGGDYKIEDLPEAKIVEDYGGKVFIFPLLEGFSTTKIIEKILKLYK